From Pseudomonas hormoni:
TTCAATTGGCGCAATCACTTGCGCCAACTTGTGTCTTACGCGTCGAGCGAGCTTTGGTCGATGACCAGACCTGGGCCCATAGTGGTGCTCAGGGTAACGCGCTTGACATAAATGCCTTTCGAAGAAGCTGGCTTGATACGCTTCAGATCAGCGATCAGGGCTTCAACGTTTTCCTTCAGCTTGACGGCATCGAAGCCGATCTTGCCAACGGAAGTGTGGATGATGCCGTTTTTGTCGGTGCGATAACGAACCTGACCAGCCTTGGCGTTTTTAACCGCGGTGGCTACGTCTGGAGTTACGGTGCCGACTTTAGGGTTAGGCATCAGGCCACGTGGACCGAGGATCTGACCCAACTGACCTACAACGCGCATTGCATCCGGGGATGCGATCACTACGTCATAGTTCAGGTCGCCGCCTTTCATTTCGGCAGCCAGGTCGTCCATACCTACACGGTCAGCGCCGGCAGCCAGAGCGGCCTCAGCAGCTGGACCCTGGGTGAACACAGCAACGCGAACAGTCTTGCCAGTGCCGTGTGGCAGCACAGTAGCGCTACGAACGACCTGGTCGGATTTACGCGGGTCAACGCCGAGGTTCACAGCAACGTCGAACGACTCGCTGAACTTGACAGTCGACAGCTCAGCCAGCAGAGCAGCAGCGTCTACAAAGTTGTAGGACTTGCCTGCTTCGATTTTGCCGGCGATAGCCTTTTGACGCTTGGTCAACTTAGCCATTACACACCCTCCACGTTAAGGCCCATGCTACGAGCAGAACCGGCGATGGTACGCACGGCTGCTTCCATATCAGCTGCAGTCAGATCCGCGTTTTTAACTTTCGCGATATCTTCCAGCTGAGCACGAGTCACGGTGCCAACCTTAACGGTGTTCGGACGAGCGGAACCGCTAGTCAGACCGGCCGCCTTCTTCAGCAGAACCGAAGCAGGGGTGGATTTGGTTTCGAAAGTGAAGCTACGGTCGCTGTAGACAGTGATGATCACTGGAGTCGGCAGACCTGGCTCAATACCCTGAGTACGGGCGTTGAAAGCCTTGCAGAATTCCATGATGTTCACGCCGTGCTGACCCAGAGCAGGACCAACAGGTGGGCTTGGGTTAGCCTGAGCGGCCTTCACTTGCAGCTTGATGTAAGCGGTAATCTTCTTGGCCATGAGGCACTCCAATTACGGGTTCGAACGCCTCGAAAGGCTCCCCGGTTACTTGCGCGTTTATCCCAGTGACGACAAAACCCCACAGCCTAGGGCTGCGGGGTTGGGATGCTTGCCCAGCTAGACCTTTTCGACCTGGCTGAACTCGAGCTCTACCGGAGTAGAGCGACCGAAAATGAGCACTGCCACTTGGATCCGGCTCTTTTCGTAGTTAACTTCTTCAACCGTACCGGTAAAGTCGGCAAACGGCCCGTCATTGACACGCACCGACTCGCCTGGCTCGAACAACGTCTTCGGCTTCGGCTTGTCGCTACCATCAGCAACACGACGCAGAATCGCTTCTGCCTCTTTATCTGTAATCGGTGCAGGCTTATCAGCAGTACCGCCGATGAAACCCATCACCCGAGGAGTATCCTTGACCAAGTGCCAAGTACCCTCGTTCATGTCCATCTGAACCAGCACATAACCTGGGAAGAACTTGCGCTCGCTTTTGCGTTTCTGGCCATTACGCATTTCAACCACTTCTTCAGTGGGAACCAGAATTTCGCCAAAGCCATCTTCCATGCCAGCCAGCTTTACGCGCTCTACCAACGAGCGCATGACATGCTTCTCGTAACCGGAGTAAGCATGCACAACGTACCAACGCTTAGCCACGGGACACCCTTAGCCGACAATCAAGGAAACAAGCCAGCCGAGCAGGGAATCAAGCCCCCACAACAGCAACGCCATTACCAGAACAACAGCCACAACGATCAACGTGGTCTGCGTGGTTTCTTGGCGAGTTGGCCATACGACTTTACGAATCTCAGTGCGAGCTTCCTTAACCAGTACAAAGAAAGACTTGCCCTTGACTGTCTGCAGGCCTACAAAGGCAGCCACAGCAGCAATGACAAGCAATGCCAGCACGCGGTACAGGATCGGCGAAGCAGAGTAATACTGATTGCCAACAACGCCAACAACCACCAAAGCGACTACTACTAGCCACTTGAGCAGATCGAAGCGAGAGCCTTGAGCTTCAGCTTTAGGAGTCATCTATGAAGATCCTGTGAAAAGAAAGCCAGACCCACCAAGCGAATCTGGCAGGTCAGGAGGGAATCGAACCCCCAACCTACGGTTTTGGAGACCGTCGCTCTGCCAATTGAGCTACTGACCTAAAACAAAATCAGGCCGACCATTATGCCGGCCCAAAAAAGACATTACAACAATTTACTCAATAGCCTTTGCGCCTCACCATCACCGGAGTTCAAACCACCCCTGGAACAACGAAACACAACCAGACCATTAAAACAAAGGCAGATATTTTCATATCTGCCTTGTTATATGGAGCTCTTGAGCGGATTTGAACCGCTGACCTCACCCTTACCAAGGGTGTGCTCTACCAACTGAGCTACAAGAGCGCAACACTGCGCAAAACCTGCAAACTTGGAGCGGGTAGCGGGAATCGAACCCGCATCATCAGCTTGGAAGGCTGAGGTTCTACCACTAAACTATACCCGCGAGGCTTGCAGCTCTCGCTAAAAATGGTGGAGGGGGAAGGATTCGAACCTTCGAAGTCGTAGACGTCAGATTTACAGTCTGATCCCTTTGGCCGCTCGGGAACCCCTCCTAAGCGAGCCGGCATTCTATATCATGCCAGCCTTCTGTCAAGCATTTTCTCATTAAAAACCTGAGGTTAGCTGCGTTGACCTCGCTTTGCACCGTTAACCTTTAAAGGTCTTCACTGCGAAGCGGGCGCCATTCTATGCAAACTATTCAGCGGGTGCAACCCCCTCGCACGGCATTATTTTATGTTTTAACTCATTGAATTCTCTGGAAAGGTTTTGCAGTTGCACATCATCCAGCCAGCGCCGGCTTTCTGGGGCCACGCGAACCCAGTAACCAGCGAATTCAGGAAGATCCTTCGCCAAGGACTGATACTTGATTTCCATACCCGTCAGACGCCGCTCAAGCGGCTGCACGGCCTCCTGACGCGGAAAACCACCCAGGTAAAGACAATTGCTGTCTGCCTGAACAGGCTTTCCTTTATCGCGAGCAACATCCGTCGTCTCGCTCAACAGGCGAATATCTTGCTGACTGCCCCGGTACAAGCTCAAAGGAGTTACATCCTTTGCGCGCAGAGGGGCCTCTTGTTGATGCCAGATGTAATAAAACACATTGAGAACAAGCAGCAGCAGGAACAACCAACGCATAAGAACCTCAGGACAAGGGACACGCCATCGCCAACCCTACGAACACCAAATCAGGAACGACTTCGGCCTCAGGCACGATTTCGGAGACCAGCTCCGCATCCCCACCGGTGAGGAATACGGAAAAATCCGCACCCCAATAGCTGCGCGCGAGCTCTAGCTGAGTGAGAACAAAGCCTCTGAGCATCAGTGAGCAACCTCGCTCGACCGCCTCGACGGTCGTCCGGCCAGGGACAAGACTCTCCAGGGCACGCTCGGCAGCCACATCGCCGTAACGAATTTTACGGGTATGGGTACGCAGCTGGTTACGCATCAACGGCATTCCCGGACAGATGAATCCTCCAAGATGCTGCCCATCGCTGGCAACGAAGTCCGCTGTGACAGCAGTACCAAAATCGAGCACAAGGCAGGCACCCGATGCCAAATGGAATCCTCCTAGCATCGCCAGCCAGCGATCGAGCCCAAGTCGCTCGAACTCTTCATAACCGTTGCGAACTCCGGACATTTCTAGCGCAGGCGCAGCGCACACTACAGACACTTCGAAAGCATCTGACAGCAGGGAAATCAGTGCGCCAGTTTCATCCGCGGTCCTGACACTGACCAAACGGCAAAACCTGAGAGCAAGGCCATTGAGCGCATTCAAACTCTCCAGCAACGCGAGATTCGAATCGACAACCCCCTCACCGACCGTTTGACTAGCCTCGGCCTCCAGCACCCGCCATTTGATGAAACTGTTTCCGCAGTCAAGCTCAAGAATCATCACGCAACCTCAAGCTGAGCTCACCACCACTAAATACCTTTTCCACACCACTCACCTTCAAGCGCAGAGCACCCTGACTATCAATACCCAGCACTTCACCATCTATTTGGTTAAAACCAGCGATCAACGACACCGCCCGCCCCTGCCATAGATGATTTTGCTCCCACTCAGCCTGGATAGCGGGAAATCCGTCGACCTGATGCCGCCCCAAATAGACCTGGAGCATCTGACCCAACTGTGCGACTAGATGATTGCGATCGAATTCCCGCCCCGACTCGAGCCGCATGGACGTCCACTGCTGATCAACCTCATCTGTCATCTGCATATTCACATTAATTCCAACACCCAGCACCACATGACACACGTCAGCCGGATCCCCAACCAACTCGAGCAGTATTCCCGCGATTTTTTTCTGACCAACCAGAACATCGTTCGGCCACTTCAAACCCGCTTCCGAAACACCCAGCCCCCTCAAGGTTTGCATGACGGCGAGCCCGACAACAAGGCTCAAGCCTTCGAGCTGGCGCATGCCACCCTCAATACGCAGCACCAGACTGTAATAGATATTTTCTGCGAAAGGACTCGCCCACTTACGCCCACGGCGCCCACGACCAGACGTCTGCCGCTCGGCGAGCACAAGGAATGGCGCTGTTTGGCCACGATCAATTGCACGTAACGCCTCAGCATTAGTGGAGTCAATTGAATCGAAAACAAGAATGGGCCAATCACAAGAAGGCGCCTGCCCTGCTATCGCGACAGAATCAAGCAGTGTCAACGGCGAAGCCAGCTGATAACCGCGCCCTCGCACCTTGTGAATAGACAAGCCAAGCTCAGCTTCTAAAAGCTGAAGTTGTTTCCATACAGCGCTACGACTGACACCCAAAGCGGCGCCCAGGGCCTGACCTGAATGGAATCGGCCATCCTTAAGAAGCTTTAACAATGTCAGCATGCAAGTCTCGCCTCACAATGAGGCCCGCATAATAGCCACGCCTTGATCTGTTGCATAGAAACCGTCTTGGGCAGATTTTCCTGCGGGCAAAACAAAACCCCTACCTGCATACGCAGATAGGGGTTTCGGAATTTAATCTTGACGATGACCTACTCTCACATGGGGAAACCCCACACTACCATCGGCGATGCATCGTTTCACTGCTGAGTTCGGGATGGGATCAGGTGGTTCCAATGCTCTATGGTCGTCAAGAAATTCGGTAGCCAGCTCGTGTACCTTACGGTTCACGCTCCAGCGAATGGGTATGCGATAGTTTGTGTGTTTGTTTCTCGAACTTTCGGTTCGTTTCGTCTTCACACACCGCAATCTGATGCTCTTTCGAGTAGTCAAATTACTTGGGTGTTATATGGTCAAGCCTCACGGGCAATTAGTATTGGTTAGCTCAACGCCTCACAGCGCT
This genomic window contains:
- the birA gene encoding bifunctional biotin--[acetyl-CoA-carboxylase] ligase/biotin operon repressor BirA; the protein is MLTLLKLLKDGRFHSGQALGAALGVSRSAVWKQLQLLEAELGLSIHKVRGRGYQLASPLTLLDSVAIAGQAPSCDWPILVFDSIDSTNAEALRAIDRGQTAPFLVLAERQTSGRGRRGRKWASPFAENIYYSLVLRIEGGMRQLEGLSLVVGLAVMQTLRGLGVSEAGLKWPNDVLVGQKKIAGILLELVGDPADVCHVVLGVGINVNMQMTDEVDQQWTSMRLESGREFDRNHLVAQLGQMLQVYLGRHQVDGFPAIQAEWEQNHLWQGRAVSLIAGFNQIDGEVLGIDSQGALRLKVSGVEKVFSGGELSLRLRDDS
- the rplK gene encoding 50S ribosomal protein L11, encoding MAKKITAYIKLQVKAAQANPSPPVGPALGQHGVNIMEFCKAFNARTQGIEPGLPTPVIITVYSDRSFTFETKSTPASVLLKKAAGLTSGSARPNTVKVGTVTRAQLEDIAKVKNADLTAADMEAAVRTIAGSARSMGLNVEGV
- the rplA gene encoding 50S ribosomal protein L1, whose translation is MAKLTKRQKAIAGKIEAGKSYNFVDAAALLAELSTVKFSESFDVAVNLGVDPRKSDQVVRSATVLPHGTGKTVRVAVFTQGPAAEAALAAGADRVGMDDLAAEMKGGDLNYDVVIASPDAMRVVGQLGQILGPRGLMPNPKVGTVTPDVATAVKNAKAGQVRYRTDKNGIIHTSVGKIGFDAVKLKENVEALIADLKRIKPASSKGIYVKRVTLSTTMGPGLVIDQSSLDA
- the nusG gene encoding transcription termination/antitermination protein NusG, which produces MAKRWYVVHAYSGYEKHVMRSLVERVKLAGMEDGFGEILVPTEEVVEMRNGQKRKSERKFFPGYVLVQMDMNEGTWHLVKDTPRVMGFIGGTADKPAPITDKEAEAILRRVADGSDKPKPKTLFEPGESVRVNDGPFADFTGTVEEVNYEKSRIQVAVLIFGRSTPVELEFSQVEKV
- a CDS encoding pantothenate kinase, yielding MILELDCGNSFIKWRVLEAEASQTVGEGVVDSNLALLESLNALNGLALRFCRLVSVRTADETGALISLLSDAFEVSVVCAAPALEMSGVRNGYEEFERLGLDRWLAMLGGFHLASGACLVLDFGTAVTADFVASDGQHLGGFICPGMPLMRNQLRTHTRKIRYGDVAAERALESLVPGRTTVEAVERGCSLMLRGFVLTQLELARSYWGADFSVFLTGGDAELVSEIVPEAEVVPDLVFVGLAMACPLS
- the secE gene encoding preprotein translocase subunit SecE, encoding MTPKAEAQGSRFDLLKWLVVVALVVVGVVGNQYYSASPILYRVLALLVIAAVAAFVGLQTVKGKSFFVLVKEARTEIRKVVWPTRQETTQTTLIVVAVVLVMALLLWGLDSLLGWLVSLIVG